A window of Bacillaceae bacterium S4-13-56 genomic DNA:
TATCCTCTGACACGATTACACCTCATTTCTAGCTAAAGAAATATAACCGCTAATCCACGTCATGGTAGCGGTTATGTTTCTTTGTTTTATTGGTGACAAGTGTGATTATTGCTACAATCACTGTTATTGTTGTTACAAAAATCCAGCAATAGTTATATAGCTTTTAATGAGTTACAATTACAATACAATATTTTACATTATTCAGGCAATTGTGAATTTATCAATTACAAATTTTGTTCAATTATCTCTGTTTTGTGGTGCCTGACACCTTTACTGGTGGTACATTCTTTTGGCTGTAATCATATTCTACCATTCACCTTATCTATCACCGTTCGACAAATTTCGGGGCGTCACTGTGACCATACCTTCGGACCTATATACTCTTTTTCATTTCTATTAATAGGTCATCAAAAAGCTTAATATATATGCCTTTTATGTTTCCATAAATTTCTAGAGCAGTTGCCTCATCGTAAGTATGTGATGTCCTATTACGATCTTCAAGCATTTTAAGCCAGTTATCGCCATCTTTTATCATTTTTTCTTTAAAAGCTTCTTTTATTGTTCTTCTTGGACTGGATACTTCAAGAAGACCGTTATATTCTAAATAAGCTTTCAAAATTTTCCAAGAAAGTTCATAGGTGAATTCAAAGCGTTGGATAGTAGCATCAATTACAATATCATCATTAGTTGCATCTCTTTCTAGTGCTTCATGAAGTTTTTTAATAGCTTTTTCTAAATCAGTTACCTTGTCCATAACTTTATTCATATTATCCACCACTTTTCCATTTGAATTTGCAAGAAAAATTGTCTTTCCTTCATTATCTATATAATTCTTTAATTTTAGATTGTTAATTTTGTTATAATCCACAACATCCAAAGTATGTATAATCTTTTTTTCTGAAAGATCATCTATAATTTTATGAATTTCTTCGTTATCGTTCCTAAAAATGATAGCTAAATCAATATCAGATGTAACTTTATAGT
This region includes:
- a CDS encoding HI0074 family nucleotidyltransferase substrate-binding subunit, which encodes MDKENMYGLTSNTFYTIINTFKKYSNSIEKVILFGSRARGDYKVTSDIDLAIIFRNDNEEIHKIIDDLSEKKIIHTLDVVDYNKINNLKLKNYIDNEGKTIFLANSNGKVVDNMNKVMDKVTDLEKAIKKLHEALERDATNDDIVIDATIQRFEFTYELSWKILKAYLEYNGLLEVSSPRRTIKEAFKEKMIKDGDNWLKMLEDRNRTSHTYDEATALEIYGNIKGIYIKLFDDLLIEMKKSI